A single window of Rhodamnia argentea isolate NSW1041297 chromosome 5, ASM2092103v1, whole genome shotgun sequence DNA harbors:
- the LOC115751074 gene encoding transcription elongation factor SPT4 homolog 2 isoform X1 — translation MGSAAPPAQIPTSFGHELRACLRCRLVKTYDQFRDSGCENCPFFKMDEDHERIVECTTPNFNGIISVMDPSRSWAARWLRIGKFVPGVYTLAVSEALPEDLQNLCEDERVQYVPPKRV, via the exons ATGGGGAGCGCCGCGCCACCCGCTCAGATCCCGACGAGCTTCGGCCACGAGCTCAGAGCCTGCCTTCGTTGCCGTCTCGTCAAGACCTACGATCAG TTCAGAGACTCGGGCTGCGAGAACTGCCCCTTCTTCAAGATGGACGAAGACCACGAGCGCATCGTCGAGTGCACCACTCCCAATTTCAACGG GATAATCTCTGTCATGGATCCTAGCAGGAGCTGGGCTGCTCGGTGGCTAAGAATTG GAAAATTTGTTCCTGGTGTCTACACACTTGCAGTCTCAGAAGCACTACCTGAGGACCTGCAG AACTTATGTGAAGACGAACGTGTGCAGTATGTGCCTCCAAAACGCGTATGA
- the LOC115751061 gene encoding mitochondrial intermembrane space import and assembly protein 40 homolog: MGQAQSDVSASEAASDDRSRGGPSASPSAGAATTMDSLIAEAAAYADDENESLDAKAQKALECPCIADLRSGPCGNQFSEAFVCFLKSTTEEKGSDCVNPFVALQNCIKANPGAFSKDVLEGDDDDVKKEEELKQEYRIIPPTWSKESHKAKSKL; the protein is encoded by the exons ATGGGTCAAGCTCAGAGCGACGTGTCAGCGAGTGAAGCAGCTTCGGATGATCGATCTCGAGGCGGGCCGTCGGCATCTCCATCTGCCGGTGCCGCTACGACCATGGATTCTCTGATTGCGG AAGCTGCAGCATATGCTGATGACGAAAATGAG TCTCTAGATGCGAAGGCACAGAAAGCTTTGGAATGTCCATGCATAGCTGACTTGAGAAGTGGCCCATGTGGAAACCAGTTTTCTGAAGCTTTTGTGTGCTTCTTGAAAAGCACCACTGAAGAAAAG GGCTCGGATTGTGTCAATCCGTTTGTTGCTCTGCAGAATTGTATCAAAGCCAACCCTGGCGCATTCTCTAAAGACGTTTTAGAAGGTGATGATGACGATgtcaagaaagaggaagagctgaAGCAAGAGTACCGAATCATCCCTCCCACATGGTCCAAAGAATCGCACAAAGCGAAGTCCAAGCTTTAA
- the LOC115751074 gene encoding transcription elongation factor SPT4 homolog 2 isoform X2: MGSAAPPAQIPTSFGHELRACLRCRLVKTYDQFRDSGCENCPFFKMDEDHERIVECTTPNFNGIISVMDPSRSWAARWLRIGKFVPGVYTLAVSEALPEDLQVKMQKRCKSLEKL, from the exons ATGGGGAGCGCCGCGCCACCCGCTCAGATCCCGACGAGCTTCGGCCACGAGCTCAGAGCCTGCCTTCGTTGCCGTCTCGTCAAGACCTACGATCAG TTCAGAGACTCGGGCTGCGAGAACTGCCCCTTCTTCAAGATGGACGAAGACCACGAGCGCATCGTCGAGTGCACCACTCCCAATTTCAACGG GATAATCTCTGTCATGGATCCTAGCAGGAGCTGGGCTGCTCGGTGGCTAAGAATTG GAAAATTTGTTCCTGGTGTCTACACACTTGCAGTCTCAGAAGCACTACCTGAGGACCTGCAG GTTAAGATGCAGAAACGCTGCAAATCCTTAGAGAAGCTGTAG